The Loxodonta africana isolate mLoxAfr1 chromosome 6, mLoxAfr1.hap2, whole genome shotgun sequence genomic interval ATTTCCCAGGGCTCTGGGTTATAACTACCCTGGCCTTCTTTCCAAACATCGGGGCAATTTTAGGGGCTTCTGGAACCGATGTTTCTTCAATATCTTCACTATCTTCATGATGGAGGTCATATGAAATGTTCCCGTATTCTcttaaaaatgggaaaatttcaagcagaaactgacagaaatcTCTGCGAATACCAAACCACCAATGATTGCCCCCCTTTCGCCTAAATGTCGTGGCCATTAAGGTTATTAGTGACAGCCAAAGGGGGACAAATATGGATATATAAGAGAATGTATTGTGACCGTCCACTCTGTGAGCCAGCAGGACCTCGAAGGTGAGAAGGGGCACGACGATCGTTATCCAGCTCACAGCCATGGTCACGTGTGTTCTACGCTGCTCCGCAACCACATCCAGGGACCGCAGGAAGAGCAGCGACCAGACGATGTAATAGAGCACGACCAGGCAGAGGAAGGACATGAGGACCCACAGCGGCACGAACACCACCAGCCACGGCCAGTGGATAATCCTGTCCAGCCTCAGAGCGATGAAGATGAACTGCAGGATGTTGACAGAGCACAGGATCTCCAGCTCCAGCGACCGATCATGTCGGAAACCCCAGACGCAGGCGGCCACGGACACGGGGGACACAAAGAAGAGCGGCATGAAGACCAGCAGCCAGAAGTGGgtccccctctccaccctgtcGCACACCAGGACCTCGAACATGAGCAGCAGCAGGTGGATGCCCACGGAGATCAACATGGCTTTGAACTCCACACAAGCCTCCCCCTCGGTGCGGTAGCGAGGGTTGCGCGCCCAAACACCTGCGCCCACAGAGGCGCCCGCGATGACCATGAGCTTCCACAGCCATATGGGCGCGAAGACGGCCCAGTAGCTCCACTGGATGACGCCGTCCAGGCGGAGGGGCAGCAGCACGGAGAAGAGCAGCAGGCAGGTGTAGATGAGGAACTTACTGGGGTTGAAGTCCTGGAAGAGGCCCCGGGGGTTCATGGCGGAAGCCGCCGCCCGCCCGggcctcctccccgcccccgcgCGGAGGGCGCCGCGTCCCCGGCCCGCTGCGGCTCTGGCCCGGCCCGCTGCCGCGCTAGGTGGGCATCCGCCCGAGCCGGCGTGGAGGACGCCCCGGCCTGCGGCCCGGAGGAGCCGGACCACGTGCGCGCGTGGTCACGTGGCGCGGCCGGAAGCGGGGCGGGCGTGGCGTGCGCGCTC includes:
- the TMEM185B gene encoding transmembrane protein 185B codes for the protein MNPRGLFQDFNPSKFLIYTCLLLFSVLLPLRLDGVIQWSYWAVFAPIWLWKLMVIAGASVGAGVWARNPRYRTEGEACVEFKAMLISVGIHLLLLMFEVLVCDRVERGTHFWLLVFMPLFFVSPVSVAACVWGFRHDRSLELEILCSVNILQFIFIALRLDRIIHWPWLVVFVPLWVLMSFLCLVVLYYIVWSLLFLRSLDVVAEQRRTHVTMAVSWITIVVPLLTFEVLLAHRVDGHNTFSYISIFVPLWLSLITLMATTFRRKGGNHWWFGIRRDFCQFLLEIFPFLREYGNISYDLHHEDSEDIEETSVPEAPKIAPMFGKKARVVITQSPGKYVPPPPKLNIDMPD